One segment of Candidatus Pelagibacter ubique HTCC1062 DNA contains the following:
- the amt gene encoding ammonium transporter yields the protein MESISLESVKSFVDTLWVIDCAILVFIMQAGFMCMETGLSRHKNSINVALKNAADFGLSVVVFWIFGFGLMFGTSYNGFFGTDLFFFKTEKADYMTYFVFQAMFVATAATIVSGAVAERMKFNGYLIITIIATGIIYPIVGHWAWSSSYLNNMNDTVMQLSAVTGEIKNTGWLTELGFVDFAGSTIVHSVGGWIALAAVLILGPRIGKYSESNKGKFTGSSFPLAVLGTLILWFGWFGFNGGSNGAMDETVPLILINTFLSAAFGLLTGLGISFLLFKKPDPFYVILGPLAGLVAITAGCNSMTSVTAIFVGIIGAIVAIFINELLNKYEIDDVVGAVPVHLGAGVWGTISVGLFSDLEKLGTGLTRLEQIEVQVIGILAIGAFAFFGSYIILKILNYFYPLRVTPLQEELGLNIAEHNAVSVEHDLISILEKQSESGDLSVRGPQDPFTAGGVIGLYYNKLMNKLEVSENEKEKWRSRISKEINLAVKVQENFLPKRDLQNYPVQGINIASREVSGDFFSFYPHNDSINFIIADVAGKGVHAGMVMAKASTLFEVMSRDQVDPDEMMLHMNNDLFLTKTSGMFVTCVLGKYDLITKEVSWVNAGHQPAIIRDKNGKYQNFDSEAPPMGVIHQKNKSIYKINKQVLNGNKFYVFTDGLSESLNAEGQEIGIEGSIEIIEDNYTKDSKKHLSDISKKIIDSSKSGKLSDDLTLISIG from the coding sequence ATGGAAAGTATTAGTTTGGAATCTGTAAAATCGTTTGTTGATACTCTTTGGGTTATTGATTGTGCGATATTAGTTTTCATCATGCAAGCTGGTTTCATGTGTATGGAAACTGGTCTTTCACGACACAAAAATAGTATTAACGTTGCTCTTAAGAATGCTGCTGATTTTGGTTTATCAGTTGTAGTTTTTTGGATTTTTGGTTTCGGCTTAATGTTTGGGACAAGTTATAATGGTTTTTTTGGAACAGATCTTTTTTTCTTTAAAACCGAAAAAGCTGATTACATGACATATTTTGTGTTCCAAGCCATGTTTGTTGCAACTGCTGCAACAATAGTTTCTGGAGCTGTGGCTGAAAGAATGAAATTTAATGGATATTTAATAATAACGATAATTGCAACTGGCATAATTTATCCAATTGTTGGTCATTGGGCTTGGTCATCCAGTTATCTAAATAATATGAATGATACTGTAATGCAGTTATCGGCTGTTACGGGAGAAATTAAAAATACTGGATGGTTAACAGAACTTGGTTTTGTTGATTTTGCTGGTAGCACTATTGTTCATTCTGTTGGAGGATGGATTGCACTTGCTGCTGTATTAATTTTAGGGCCAAGAATTGGTAAATATTCTGAGTCTAATAAAGGTAAATTTACTGGCTCTAGTTTTCCGTTAGCCGTTTTAGGAACCTTAATTTTATGGTTTGGTTGGTTTGGTTTTAATGGCGGAAGTAATGGAGCAATGGATGAAACAGTGCCATTAATATTGATAAATACATTTCTTTCTGCTGCTTTTGGGTTGTTAACTGGACTAGGTATTTCATTTTTATTATTTAAAAAACCAGATCCATTTTATGTAATATTAGGTCCTCTTGCAGGATTGGTTGCTATAACAGCTGGTTGTAATTCAATGACATCAGTTACGGCAATTTTTGTTGGTATTATTGGTGCAATCGTAGCAATTTTTATAAATGAACTGTTAAACAAATATGAGATAGATGATGTCGTAGGTGCAGTGCCAGTTCATTTAGGAGCAGGTGTATGGGGAACTATTTCAGTTGGTTTGTTCAGTGATTTAGAAAAATTAGGAACAGGACTTACAAGGTTAGAGCAAATTGAAGTCCAGGTTATAGGAATATTAGCAATTGGTGCTTTCGCATTTTTTGGATCTTATATTATTTTAAAAATTTTAAATTATTTTTATCCATTAAGAGTAACTCCTTTACAAGAGGAATTAGGATTAAATATTGCTGAACATAATGCAGTTTCAGTAGAACATGATTTAATTTCAATCCTTGAAAAACAGTCTGAAAGTGGAGATCTCTCTGTTAGAGGCCCACAAGATCCTTTCACTGCAGGAGGGGTAATAGGACTTTATTATAATAAATTGATGAACAAGCTTGAGGTTAGCGAAAATGAAAAAGAAAAGTGGCGAAGTAGAATTTCCAAAGAAATAAATTTGGCTGTAAAAGTTCAAGAAAATTTTTTACCAAAAAGAGATTTACAAAATTATCCTGTGCAAGGAATTAATATTGCTTCGAGAGAAGTTTCAGGTGATTTTTTTAGTTTTTATCCCCATAATGATAGTATTAATTTTATAATTGCAGATGTAGCAGGTAAGGGAGTTCATGCTGGAATGGTGATGGCAAAAGCCTCTACTTTATTTGAAGTCATGTCAAGAGATCAGGTAGATCCAGATGAAATGATGCTTCATATGAATAACGATTTATTTCTCACCAAAACATCAGGCATGTTTGTGACATGTGTTCTTGGAAAATATGATTTAATTACCAAAGAAGTTTCATGGGTAAATGCGGGACATCAACCAGCTATCATTAGAGACAAAAATGGTAAATACCAAAATTTTGATAGTGAAGCGCCGCCGATGGGGGTTATTCACCAAAAAAATAAATCAATTTATAAAATTAATAAACAAGTTTTAAATGGAAACAAATTTTATGTTTTTACAGATGGATTGTCTGAAAGTTTAAATGCTGAAGGACAAGAAATAGGTATTGAAGGTTCAATTGAAATAATTGAAGATAACTACACAAAAGATTCGAAGAAACACTTATCAGATATTAGTAAAAAAATAATTGACAGCTCTAAATCTGGAAAATTAAGTGATGATCTTACTTTAATATCAATTGGATAG
- the amt gene encoding ammonium transporter, whose protein sequence is MTAADTQILLNKLQSNINQLELTNKGALNALEFRLDAILQANLDTFWLLICAILVFLMQAGFMCLETGLSRNKNSINVALKNVSDFGISVVVFWAFGFALMYGTSVSGLFGTKFFFFTTKVAGYQTYFVFQAMFVATAATIISGAVAERLKFFSYIIITLLVSGLFYPIVGHWSWAFNFENPAEKFGWLGQLGYLDFAGASVVHSVGGWIALSVLLVVGNRTGRFREDDKKKSFQGSNTPMAALGALILWFGWFGFNGGANGAMDLKIPLILINTFLSASFGLIFSSVMGIIVLKKPEPLFMITGPLAGLVSITASCAYVDPTHAIIIGSIGGIISGSTIVLLEKIKIDDVVSAIPVHLACGIWGTIAVALFANFELMGVEKTRLEQIYIQLIGISSIGAFCFIGSYLILKTINSFFPLRVSKIHEELGLNISEHNASTDTHELLEVLTNQAKSDNYSSRAPQDPFTESGIIGTQYNVIMNKLEQSEKQKNKWKNRVSKEIKLAMNVQQRLMPKRDIENYPIFGLNIPAREISGDFYDFYLHDDEVYFTLSDVSGKGVNAGMVMAKAITLFKIFAKQKFKPNEILLEMNNDLKETNPVGTFITSIVGRYNLKTDLVEIANAGHQPTLLKVGKDFKEYPSSSMPLAVIKHKDESVYQLESFKLNGGRIYCFTDGFSECMDENKQEIGIDGVKELILKHTNSSLQKELTSATEEIRLKSLKKEIVEDGVKKDNDILDDDLTIIAIGK, encoded by the coding sequence ATGACTGCAGCTGATACTCAGATATTGCTCAATAAGCTGCAGTCCAACATAAATCAATTAGAGCTTACTAATAAGGGAGCTTTAAATGCATTAGAATTTCGCTTAGATGCAATCTTACAAGCAAATTTAGATACCTTTTGGCTTTTAATTTGTGCAATCCTTGTTTTTTTAATGCAGGCAGGCTTTATGTGTTTAGAGACTGGTTTGTCTCGGAACAAGAACAGTATTAACGTTGCCCTTAAAAATGTTTCAGACTTTGGAATATCTGTTGTAGTTTTTTGGGCGTTTGGTTTCGCATTAATGTATGGAACCAGTGTATCAGGACTGTTTGGTACCAAATTTTTTTTCTTCACCACTAAGGTTGCAGGCTATCAAACATATTTTGTCTTCCAAGCAATGTTTGTTGCAACAGCTGCAACTATTATCTCAGGTGCAGTTGCAGAAAGATTAAAGTTTTTCTCATATATAATTATTACATTATTAGTTTCTGGCCTCTTTTATCCAATTGTAGGTCACTGGTCTTGGGCATTTAATTTTGAAAATCCTGCTGAAAAATTTGGTTGGTTAGGTCAATTAGGATATTTAGATTTTGCAGGTGCATCCGTTGTACACTCTGTAGGAGGATGGATTGCTTTATCAGTATTACTGGTAGTTGGTAACCGTACTGGAAGATTTAGAGAAGATGATAAAAAAAAATCTTTTCAAGGAAGTAATACACCAATGGCAGCTTTAGGTGCTTTAATTTTGTGGTTTGGTTGGTTTGGATTTAATGGAGGTGCTAATGGTGCAATGGATTTAAAAATTCCATTAATTTTAATTAATACTTTTTTATCAGCATCCTTTGGACTTATTTTCTCAAGTGTTATGGGTATCATTGTTTTAAAAAAACCAGAGCCATTATTTATGATCACGGGTCCCCTTGCTGGACTAGTTTCAATAACTGCTTCTTGTGCTTATGTTGATCCCACTCATGCAATTATAATAGGAAGTATTGGTGGAATTATTTCAGGCTCAACAATTGTATTACTTGAAAAAATTAAAATTGATGATGTGGTTAGTGCAATACCAGTTCACTTAGCATGTGGAATTTGGGGAACTATTGCAGTTGCTTTGTTTGCAAATTTTGAATTGATGGGTGTTGAAAAAACAAGATTAGAACAAATATATATTCAACTAATTGGCATAAGTTCAATTGGTGCTTTTTGTTTCATTGGTTCTTATTTAATATTAAAAACTATTAATTCATTTTTCCCTCTAAGAGTAAGTAAAATTCATGAAGAACTTGGTTTAAATATTTCAGAACACAATGCATCAACGGACACGCACGAATTACTTGAGGTATTAACTAATCAAGCAAAATCAGACAATTATTCAAGCCGCGCACCACAAGATCCTTTTACTGAAAGTGGAATTATTGGCACGCAATATAATGTCATAATGAACAAATTGGAACAAAGTGAAAAGCAAAAAAACAAATGGAAGAATAGAGTTTCTAAAGAAATTAAACTTGCAATGAATGTTCAGCAACGATTAATGCCAAAAAGAGATATAGAAAACTATCCAATATTTGGATTAAATATTCCTGCAAGAGAAATCTCGGGAGATTTTTATGATTTTTACCTTCATGATGATGAGGTGTATTTCACCCTATCTGATGTTTCAGGAAAAGGGGTGAATGCAGGAATGGTTATGGCAAAAGCTATTACTTTATTTAAGATCTTCGCTAAGCAAAAATTTAAGCCTAACGAAATTTTATTAGAGATGAATAATGATTTGAAAGAAACTAATCCTGTTGGTACCTTTATTACTTCAATTGTTGGAAGATATAATTTGAAAACAGATTTAGTTGAAATTGCAAATGCTGGACATCAGCCAACTTTATTAAAAGTGGGTAAAGATTTTAAAGAATATCCTTCAAGCTCAATGCCTTTGGCAGTCATTAAGCATAAAGATGAAAGTGTTTATCAATTAGAAAGCTTTAAATTAAATGGTGGACGAATTTACTGTTTTACTGATGGATTTTCAGAATGTATGGATGAAAATAAACAAGAAATAGGAATTGATGGTGTAAAAGAATTAATCCTAAAACACACAAACTCTTCATTACAAAAAGAATTAACAAGTGCGACAGAAGAAATTCGTTTAAAAAGTTTAAAAAAAGAAATTGTGGAAGATGGCGTTAAAAAAGATAATGATATTCTTGATGATGATTTAACAATTATTGCAATTGGTAAATAA
- a CDS encoding heavy-metal-associated domain-containing protein yields the protein MFKKYILFLGFVLFSTNLFAAQTQIAQVNGMMCIKCQKMVTKALQAASPSATVKVSWPEGVAVSSYPDKSDLSNEDYKKAILGTGFEVIKVVSVDKIITDAGEARKLVD from the coding sequence ATGTTCAAAAAATATATACTATTTTTAGGTTTTGTTTTATTTTCAACCAATTTATTTGCAGCTCAAACTCAAATTGCCCAAGTAAATGGAATGATGTGTATTAAATGCCAAAAAATGGTAACTAAAGCACTTCAAGCAGCTAGCCCATCTGCTACTGTTAAAGTCTCATGGCCAGAAGGTGTTGCGGTATCATCTTACCCTGATAAATCTGATTTATCTAATGAAGATTATAAAAAAGCAATACTTGGAACAGGCTTTGAAGTTATTAAAGTAGTAAGTGTTGATAAGATTATTACTGATGCTGGTGAAGCTAGAAAATTAGTAGATTAA
- a CDS encoding type IV pilin protein, with product MQETKKIKIKSSLGFSLVELLVVVAIIGILASVGVITYSGYISGTKEKSTKNVMLQISLAQTEEYSNSGNYYTQDNDSCTPTSSTSNDIETILFGGGDQIGKDMGYEICVASIGSSNFNIIAKEIDGACQLILSRNGNFTRGDDC from the coding sequence TTGCAAGAAACAAAAAAAATAAAAATTAAAAGCTCACTAGGGTTTTCCCTGGTTGAGCTTTTAGTTGTGGTAGCAATAATTGGTATTTTAGCTTCTGTAGGAGTTATTACTTACAGCGGTTATATTTCAGGCACTAAAGAAAAATCTACAAAAAATGTGATGCTACAAATATCACTAGCTCAAACAGAAGAATATTCAAATAGTGGAAATTATTACACGCAGGATAATGATAGCTGCACACCTACCTCATCAACATCAAATGATATTGAAACAATTTTGTTTGGTGGAGGAGATCAAATTGGTAAAGATATGGGTTATGAAATTTGTGTTGCAAGCATAGGTTCTTCAAATTTTAATATAATTGCTAAAGAAATCGATGGAGCTTGCCAATTAATCCTTAGTCGTAACGGCAATTTTACTAGAGGCGATGATTGCTAA
- a CDS encoding prepilin-type N-terminal cleavage/methylation domain-containing protein translates to MKNNKGFTLIELLVVVAIIGILAAVGVVAYNGYTKSAKINASKSNQGAVTKYLAAEIQKCNMGTESTAMSGNLTCSGRTEALIMSGAVAALADFKNTYTPVCKGVTDGSTVPTASDGSTTCLASGKGVTTITGDDAGTITVSTQYGDDATVDVLTNAVAIE, encoded by the coding sequence ATGAAAAATAATAAAGGTTTTACACTTATTGAATTGCTAGTTGTTGTAGCAATTATAGGTATTTTAGCTGCGGTAGGTGTTGTTGCTTACAATGGTTACACTAAGAGTGCAAAAATTAATGCTTCTAAATCAAACCAAGGGGCAGTAACAAAATATTTAGCTGCTGAAATTCAAAAATGTAACATGGGTACTGAGTCTACTGCAATGAGTGGAAATTTAACATGTTCAGGCAGAACAGAAGCTTTAATCATGAGTGGTGCTGTTGCTGCACTAGCAGATTTTAAAAACACATACACGCCAGTTTGTAAAGGAGTAACAGACGGTAGTACTGTGCCAACGGCTTCAGATGGTAGTACAACATGTCTAGCATCAGGAAAAGGTGTTACAACAATAACAGGGGATGATGCTGGAACTATTACCGTTTCAACACAGTATGGTGACGACGCAACTGTTGACGTACTAACTAATGCTGTTGCAATAGAATAA
- a CDS encoding STAS domain-containing protein produces the protein MKYKVTDNENVSTVFLTGEIDMDVADEVREIVFPLIDAGKEVHLNLKDVPYMDSSGISIIIESNQRAREKNTKVELKEVSQPVEKVLAMARKFL, from the coding sequence ATGAAATATAAAGTTACAGATAATGAAAATGTAAGCACTGTTTTTCTTACTGGAGAAATAGATATGGATGTTGCAGATGAGGTAAGAGAAATTGTTTTTCCTTTAATTGATGCTGGAAAAGAAGTTCATTTAAATTTAAAAGATGTACCCTACATGGACTCTTCTGGTATATCGATAATTATAGAAAGCAATCAAAGAGCTCGAGAGAAAAATACTAAAGTTGAACTTAAAGAGGTTAGTCAACCTGTTGAAAAAGTTCTAGCAATGGCAAGAAAGTTTTTATGA
- a CDS encoding STAS domain-containing protein has product MTYKITEEDNISTIFLDGEIDMDKTDEVKGVIFPVIDSGKNVALNLSNVQYMDSSGISVLIESHQKALEKGTKLVIKDVSKSVLKVIMMAKLEQILNLE; this is encoded by the coding sequence ATGACATACAAAATTACAGAAGAAGACAATATAAGCACCATATTTTTAGATGGTGAAATAGACATGGATAAAACGGATGAAGTTAAGGGAGTTATCTTTCCTGTTATCGACTCTGGTAAAAATGTTGCTTTAAATCTAAGTAATGTTCAATACATGGATTCTTCTGGTATTTCAGTTTTAATAGAAAGTCATCAAAAAGCCCTTGAGAAGGGAACCAAGCTTGTCATTAAAGATGTGAGTAAATCTGTTTTAAAAGTAATCATGATGGCAAAGTTAGAACAAATTTTAAATTTGGAGTAA
- a CDS encoding ATP-binding protein, translating into MSLENFSHSEKKDFLVSSASLKDVRAFSRDVFEKFKIDEDLREELVLAIAEAAQNIVKHAYKDMPDTQDKMVVRISCNDDVLEISFFDKGKPVEKSKVKHRAIDDIKPGGLGTFFIQQIMDSINFEPGKEPWINNLVLTKKLKN; encoded by the coding sequence ATGAGTTTAGAAAACTTTAGTCATTCAGAAAAAAAAGATTTTTTAGTTAGCTCAGCAAGTTTGAAAGATGTCAGAGCTTTTTCTAGAGATGTTTTTGAAAAATTTAAAATTGATGAAGATTTAAGAGAAGAGTTAGTTTTAGCGATTGCTGAAGCTGCGCAAAATATAGTTAAACATGCATATAAAGATATGCCTGACACTCAAGATAAAATGGTTGTAAGAATATCTTGTAATGATGATGTTCTAGAGATTTCTTTCTTTGATAAAGGCAAACCAGTAGAAAAAAGCAAAGTTAAACATAGAGCGATCGATGATATTAAACCAGGTGGACTAGGAACATTTTTCATTCAACAAATTATGGATTCAATTAATTTTGAACCAGGAAAAGAACCCTGGATTAATAATTTAGTTTTAACTAAAAAATTAAAAAATTAG
- a CDS encoding type II secretion system F family protein — protein sequence MEAFTYKGISEGKYVEGDIEAINLDEASHLLKEKKVIITNIIKSKKKKGEAKKKSGGSSLFGKKKVKVEEILIFSKQFATMVKAGLPILQVLIMLRDQLESPALKDIIEDIRKSLEGGVNLSKCFEKYPQYFDNIYVNLIKAGEASGKLDVFLLKIVDSLEKKEKIKKKIKGALMYPAIMFTVAITVSAFMLIKVVPVFAKMYDGMGLELPAATATIMAMSDFLSGTGGKVILFGGIGGYFGFNFIVKRNAAIRFRWHKQILKLPIFGDMILKSLLARIALILGNLSAAGVNLLESLEIAKSVSNNDVITDALESVKKGVFSGDTLTKLFLKEPLFPPTFSQLISVGEQTGQLDEMFNSVSAYYEEEFDTTVDNMSALIEPIMIVFMGVMIGGLMIAMYSPIFNVGALIN from the coding sequence ATGGAAGCTTTTACTTATAAAGGAATATCCGAAGGTAAATATGTAGAAGGAGATATTGAGGCAATCAACCTTGATGAAGCTTCTCATTTATTAAAAGAAAAAAAAGTAATAATCACCAACATAATTAAGTCTAAGAAAAAAAAAGGTGAAGCAAAAAAAAAATCAGGTGGCTCATCTCTTTTTGGTAAAAAAAAAGTTAAAGTAGAAGAAATTCTTATATTCTCAAAGCAATTTGCAACCATGGTTAAGGCGGGCTTACCTATTTTGCAGGTTTTAATAATGTTAAGGGACCAATTAGAAAGTCCTGCTCTTAAAGACATTATAGAAGATATTAGAAAAAGTTTAGAAGGGGGTGTGAACCTATCAAAATGTTTTGAAAAATATCCTCAATATTTTGATAATATTTATGTCAACTTGATTAAAGCTGGTGAAGCAAGTGGTAAGCTAGATGTATTTTTACTTAAAATAGTAGATTCATTAGAGAAAAAAGAAAAGATTAAGAAAAAAATTAAGGGAGCTTTAATGTATCCAGCGATCATGTTTACGGTAGCGATTACTGTAAGTGCTTTTATGTTGATTAAAGTAGTTCCAGTATTTGCAAAAATGTACGATGGAATGGGCTTAGAATTACCCGCTGCAACAGCAACCATCATGGCAATGAGTGATTTTTTAAGTGGTACAGGTGGAAAAGTAATTCTGTTTGGTGGAATAGGTGGATATTTCGGGTTTAATTTTATTGTAAAAAGAAATGCTGCAATTCGTTTTAGATGGCATAAACAAATTTTAAAATTACCTATTTTTGGAGATATGATCTTAAAATCTCTACTGGCAAGAATTGCATTGATTTTAGGTAATTTAAGTGCTGCTGGTGTAAATTTATTAGAGAGTTTAGAAATTGCAAAATCAGTTAGTAATAATGATGTGATAACGGATGCACTAGAGAGTGTAAAAAAAGGTGTGTTCTCTGGTGATACCTTAACAAAACTTTTTTTAAAAGAACCACTCTTCCCACCAACTTTTAGTCAATTAATTTCTGTTGGAGAACAAACAGGTCAATTAGATGAAATGTTTAATTCAGTATCTGCTTATTATGAAGAAGAATTTGATACTACAGTCGATAACATGTCTGCTTTAATTGAACCTATCATGATTGTTTTCATGGGAGTAATGATTGGTGGTTTAATGATAGCCATGTACTCACCAATATTTAATGTGGGTGCTTTAATTAACTAA
- a CDS encoding GspE/PulE family protein: MFKISRESEINLVNVLIDNDIISGKDLIDIKKVSTENNKSQIDAIFELKLTDEKKIIDLLIKEQNLEIIDLKSVEITEEVKTVLPSNYIKMNFVAPFKIDGKTLHMAIPDSSKLGLMRNLKAITKKNIELHAAKIGDISEYIERLSSETDEVTIASIRNENRRKTKTFETDLGDAGEVLDNKPEEDIEAIENESEVIKFSTAVVADAIKMGVSDIHIEPYRFSSRVRYRLDGMLQEQETYRQFLHDNYGAVVTRFKIMGKLDIAERRLPQDGAINFKIGNKVVDLRLSILPTANNERIVMRILNKDAGDITLEQLNFEKQDLESLRKGIHGSQGLILVTGPTGSGKSTTLYSILKEVSKPHLNILTAEDPVEYELDGVGQVQIKDDIGFTFAKALRSFLRQDPEIILVGEMRDKETVDIGLKAALTGHLVFSTLHTNDAPSTITRLQNMGTPDYLISAACQLVVAQRLARKNCKDCRVPDDDVNPKVLKDMGFSDEDASKVKAIKGKGCAKCSDSGYKGRQGIYEILVVSKPIKEAILKQATTPELREIAIKEGFRTMQDMGRRMIASGELNFREYERILSSE, encoded by the coding sequence ATGTTTAAAATAAGTAGAGAGAGTGAAATTAATTTAGTTAATGTCTTAATTGATAATGACATTATTTCTGGAAAAGATTTAATAGATATTAAAAAAGTAAGCACTGAAAACAATAAATCTCAAATTGATGCAATATTTGAATTAAAGCTTACTGATGAAAAAAAAATAATTGATTTATTAATTAAAGAACAAAATCTAGAAATAATTGATCTAAAGTCAGTTGAAATTACTGAAGAAGTAAAAACAGTTTTACCATCAAACTATATTAAGATGAATTTTGTAGCACCATTTAAAATTGATGGAAAAACTTTACACATGGCAATCCCAGATAGTTCAAAATTGGGATTGATGCGAAATTTAAAAGCTATTACAAAAAAAAACATAGAACTTCATGCTGCAAAAATAGGTGATATTTCTGAATATATTGAAAGATTATCAAGTGAAACAGATGAAGTAACTATTGCGTCAATTCGAAATGAGAATAGGAGAAAAACAAAAACTTTTGAAACAGATTTAGGAGATGCAGGGGAAGTTTTAGACAATAAACCAGAAGAAGATATTGAAGCAATTGAAAATGAGTCAGAGGTAATAAAATTTAGTACGGCAGTGGTAGCAGATGCAATTAAAATGGGTGTCAGTGATATTCATATTGAGCCTTACCGATTTAGTTCAAGAGTAAGATACCGATTAGACGGTATGCTTCAAGAACAAGAAACCTATAGACAGTTTTTACATGACAACTATGGAGCAGTGGTTACTCGATTTAAAATTATGGGTAAATTAGATATTGCAGAAAGAAGATTGCCACAAGATGGAGCCATTAATTTTAAAATTGGCAATAAAGTAGTTGATTTACGTTTATCAATTTTACCTACTGCAAATAATGAGAGAATTGTTATGCGTATTCTTAACAAAGATGCAGGAGATATTACCCTTGAACAATTAAATTTTGAAAAGCAAGATTTAGAAAGTCTAAGAAAAGGAATTCACGGTAGTCAGGGATTAATTTTGGTAACTGGACCAACAGGATCTGGGAAATCAACAACGTTATATAGTATTTTAAAAGAAGTAAGTAAGCCCCATTTAAATATTTTAACAGCTGAAGATCCTGTAGAATATGAATTAGATGGTGTAGGACAAGTACAAATTAAAGATGATATCGGTTTTACTTTTGCTAAAGCTTTAAGATCTTTTTTAAGACAAGACCCTGAAATTATTCTAGTTGGTGAGATGAGGGATAAAGAAACAGTTGATATCGGATTAAAGGCTGCCCTTACAGGTCACTTAGTATTTAGTACTCTACACACTAATGATGCCCCAAGTACTATTACTAGATTACAAAACATGGGAACACCAGATTATTTAATAAGTGCTGCCTGCCAACTTGTTGTAGCCCAAAGACTAGCTAGAAAAAATTGTAAAGATTGTAGAGTGCCTGATGATGATGTTAATCCTAAGGTTCTTAAAGATATGGGGTTTAGTGATGAAGACGCTTCAAAAGTAAAAGCCATCAAAGGTAAAGGTTGTGCAAAATGTAGTGACTCAGGATACAAAGGTCGACAAGGTATTTATGAAATCTTAGTGGTATCAAAACCAATTAAAGAAGCTATTTTAAAACAAGCAACCACTCCTGAATTAAGAGAAATAGCTATTAAGGAAGGATTTAGAACGATGCAAGATATGGGTAGAAGAATGATTGCATCTGGTGAGCTTAATTTTAGAGAGTATGAGAGAATTCTTTCAAGCGAATAA